The Thermosynechococcus sp. HN-54 DNA segment GCCGCTACTTGACAATCAGCGCCAATTTGCGCTTGGAGGGCAGCCAAGCTGGGAAACCGTACCTCTGGGCGAATAAAGGCCTCTAAATGAAGCGTGATCTCTTGATTGTAGAGGTTCCCCTGCCAGTTCAACAGATGCACTTCTGTCCTGACCTGCCGACCCGTCACTGTCGGTCGCACGCCGATATTCACTACCCCCAACTGCTCGCTGGTGAAGGCTGCCCCCGTAACGCGGCAGGCATAGACGCCGTAGCGAGGCAATAATTTGTCCGGAGGGAGAGCTAAATTGGCGGTGGGAAATCCCAACTGACGCCCCAACCGTTCCCCTTGAGTGACAGTGCCTGTCAAGCTATAGGAGCGTCCCAACAGCTCCCGTGCCAAGGCGACATCTCCCTCGGCGAGGGCTGCACGTATTGCTGAGCTACTCACGCGATCGCTCCCCCGACAATAGGGGGGCACAATATGCACCGGAATGCCAAAGGCCGCACAAAGGGTGCGCAAGTCCTCCGCTGTCCCCGATCGCCCCCGACCAAAACCAAAATTAAAGCCAACACTCAATACCTTGGCCTGCAACTGCTGTACCAAAATCTGCTCCACAAACTCTAAAGGCGAGAGTTGGGCAAAGGCATGGGTAAAGGGCAGCACAATCACCTGCTCTATCCCATACTGGTTCAAAAGGACACGTTTTTCAGCCTCTGGGGTGAGGAGGAGGCGCTCTTCGCCCGTAAAAAATGCCTGCGGATGCGGCGAAAACGTAATCACTGAACGGTAACAGTCGGGAGGGGCTGCCGCAACGAGGGTACGGATAACCTCTTGATGCCCTCGATGGACACCGTCAAAATTGCCAAGGGCGATCGCCGTAGGAGTTTGCAAGGGTAGGCCGCTGTTAAATTGACACAGGAAACATTTTGACACATCTCACCCAAGCACAACACTCCGGAAAACATTGTATTGATATTTTCTATCAGACCCATAGAAGAAATTCTCTTGAATCCCCTCAGAAGCCTGTGCTACGTTGAGTAGCAATTTATCTGTTTTTGCCTAATCTGAGCGTTTGCAGCTTAGAGCGGAGGAACCAACGAAGAGGGGCGCGTTCTCAACCGAGAAGGGATACCACTGAATCCTAGCCCGGCAGCTAACTTCGTCGGCATTCAGTTGGAGACTGACTGTTTTTTACAACTGCTCAGTGTTCCAGTTGTTCGGTGTTGTAGGGTTGACCGAATCTCATCCTCTTAGCCATTTTTAGGAAGCTCAATGCTGATTGAACACTGGCACGCATTTGCTGCTGGCACCATTTTCCTAGGCGTGATCCTGCTGATCATGACCGAGTGGATCAACATCACGATTGCGGCCTTTTTGGGCGCGATTCTCCTTGTTTTTCTCAACATCATGACCCTTGGGGAGGCCATTAGCTACATCGGCCGCAGTCATGGCACCCTCGCGCTCTTTTTCGGTGTCATGGTCTTGGTGCGTGCCTTTGAACCGACAAAGATATTCGAGTATCTAGCGACCCAAATGGTGATCCTCGCCCGCGGTCAGGGAAAACGCTTACTGTTGGGGATCGTTGCACTGACAACCCCTATCTGTGCCGTTCTCCCCAATGCCACGACCGTGATGCTCCTTGCACCTCTCTTACCGCCTATGGCAGCGGAAGTCGGCGTGGATTTTGTGCCCCTAATTATCTTGATGGTGATTGTCTCCAATAGCGCCGGGTTACTCACCCTCGTGGGCGATCCGGCAACCTACATTGTCGGGGATGCTATCAATATCAGTTTTACGGATTATCTGCTGCGTTTAAGTTTAGCGGGGGTGCTGGCGATCGCCGTCATTGTCTTTTGTCTGCCGGTTCTTTTTCGTCGCATTTGGCGCAAAGAACTCAACTCCCTCGATCACTTACCTCACCCGCAAATCAATCATCCCCGCACCCTAGCGGTGGGCTGTGTGATCATCGTTTTTGTTTTAACGTTTTTTGTGATTGGCGATGGCATGGTCGTCAAAGTGGCCCCCCCTGCTGTTGCTCTCATGGGCGCTGCCCTTGCACTCCTTTTGTCCCATCAGAGCAAAATTGATACGGTCACCCATATTCTGCGGGATGTGGACTGGGCCACCCTGATCTTTTTTATGAGCATTTTTGTGCTTATTGGCGGGCTTGAGAAAACCGGCATCATTGGTGAACTCTCTCACCTCCTCGCCATTCTCATTGGCCAAAATATCTTCTTTGGCTCACTCCTGCTCCTGTTTACGATTGGGATTCTCTCTAGCGTCATTCCCAATATCCCCCTCGTGGTGGCAATGGTACCCTTGCTGAAGAAATACCTCGTAGATGTGGGACTAGCGGGTTCAGAAATTCTGCACATTGGCTATGGGGGTGACTTACCAGCACAGGTGCTGCCTCTGTTCTATGCCATGATGCTAGGAGCAACATTGGGGGGCAATGCCACGCTCGTCGGTGCCTCTGCCAACATTGTCGGTGCGGGAATTGCCGAGCTCCATGGCCGCCGTATTAGCTTCAAAACCTTCCTGCGTTATGGGGTGCCCATTACGGCGTTGCAGTTGGGGGTTTCAGCACTGTTTTTGACTGTGCGCTTTCTCATTTGGCGCTAACCGCCGGCTTTTAGGGCTTTGAGCGTGTTTGATCTCTGCGACTACCAAGTGGGGTCACGAAACACATAGGCAGTAATGTCGGTTCCATCCTCGCGATCGCTCCCAATCGCAGAGATACAGGCGCGAATTTCCGCGCCATCTTCCAATTCCACAGTACAGGCGCCACAACTGCCCATGCGACATCCGGTGGGAATTTCAACCCCGGCACGCTCAGCGACGCTCAACCAACTTTCACCCTCTTCGGCCTCGACGCAGATCTGATCCGGTAGAAACGTCACCCTAATCATGCCTTGACCTCATGGTACGTTCCCATTAGATACAGTAACGCCATCCGCACGGCCACACCACTGGTTACCTGCTGATTCACTAAACTGAACTGGGGATCATCCAGCAAGGCTGAACTCAATTCCACACCGCGATTCACAGGTCCCGGATGCAACACCCGCACACTCGGTCGGCAGAGGTGCAGCCGCTCATGGGTAATCCCAAACTGTTGATGGTATTCCCGCAGACTGGGAATGAGGTGCTGATCCATGCGTTCCCGTTGCAGGCGCAGGGTCATGACAATATCGGCATCGGCAAGCGCCGGTTCCAACGTCCAGTGGAGGGTTGCCCCATACTCCGCAAATTCTAGTGGCAAGAGGGTGGGAGGACCGGCTAAATGGACATCAGCACCAGCTGTTTTCAAGCTATAGAGATTCGATCGCGCCACGCGAGAATGACGAATATCGCCGACAATGGCGATTTTTTTCCCCTGCAACAGGGCACAGCGGGGCTGACGCGGATCGTAGATCTGGCAGAGGGTAAAGAGATCCAAGAGGGCTTGGGAGGGATGCTCGTGCAAGCCATCACCGGCATTGAGAACGGCCACCTGACCGCCAAGGCGATCCATTTCCGCTGCAATCGTATGGGGCACGCCGGACTGCTGATGGCGAATGACCATGAATTCTGCCCCCATCGCCCAGAGGGTTTTGGCCGTATCGAGGATCGTTTCTCCTTTACTCAGTGCCGAGGTACCGGGGGAAAAGTTGAGAATATCCGCAGAAAGACGTTTGGCCGCCAGTTCAAAGCTATTGCGGGTACGAGTGGAGCTTTCAAAGAAAAGATTGGCGACAACCCGCGCTTGCAGGGTGGGGACTTTTTTGGTGCGACGATTCAGGACTTCCTGAAAGCTCAGCGCTGTTTGCAGGACAATATCTAGCTCTGCCTCTGTAAAGTCCTGGAGAGAGAGAACGTGGCGACGCTGCCATTGGCGCGGTGGAGTGAGCGGAGGGGTCATGGACAGGGCGTTAGGGTGCGAGCAAGATCAGCGGCGGTAAGTTGTTCGTAGCGTTCAAAGGGTTGATGGATCCATGGATTTTCGGGCAAGTAGTGGACGTAGTAGTCCGGACGAATACAGGAGGCGGCTTTGTACCAGAGGACAGCCGTGCGCACTTCCTCCACGGCAAAACCATATTTGACCTCCAACCAGCGCAGGGTTTTCTGCAATGACAGGCCAGAGTCCACTAAATCATCTACCAAAAGGACATGGCTACCGAGGGTGGCAGTGGTCATGGTTAAGTCCCGCGCAAAGGTGATCTGCCCCCGCTGTTGGTTATTCACCCCGCCATAGGAGGACACCGCCAGAATCGCTAGGGGTTGATTAAACAGGCGGCTCAGAATATCACCCACTCGCAGGCCGCCCTTGGCCAAGCAGAGGATTTGATTGAACTGCCATCCTGATTCATAGATAGCGATCGCCAACTGTTCAATGGTGCGATGGTACTCGTCCCAATCCACGTAGAGATCTGCCATGGTGCCTAGAAGCTGGCCTTGAACCAAGAAATGGGAATAAACAGCAGCTTGCGCCAGTCAGAGACAAAGGCGCGCCGATTAAAGACATCGTAATCGTTGGCTTCGATGACATCAAGAATCTGGCGATAGAGCATCAGCGCCGACCACACCGGCCACCGCGCATCCCGCTCGAGGTAGGCAACCCCCACTTCCGCCTCACGGTAAAATTGCCGTGCCCGCTGAATTTGAAAGCGCATCAGTGCCCGCCAGCGATCGTCAATGACCCCGCGTTGTAAGTCTTCTTCGGTGTAGTCAAAGGCAGCTAAGTCCTCTAAGGGCAGGTAAATCCGTCCCCGCCGCATATCTTCCCCCACATCCCGCAGGATATTGGTGAGTTGATTGGCAATGCCAAGGGCGATCGCTTGATCCTTGAGGGTGCCTTTGGCCTGATAGGGATCCACCCAAGGGGAACACAGGCGATCGCTATAGGGGTTTCCCCCCATCACCTCAAGGGACATTAAGCCAACGGTACCCGCAACGCGGTAGCAATAGAGTTCCAATTCAGCAAAGGTCTCGTAGCGACTGCGGTGCAAATCCATGCGCTGGCCGGCAATCATGTCCCGAAAGGGCTGGATGTCGAGGGGGTACTGTTCCAGCGTTGCCGTTAGAGCCAAATCCATACCATCGTGGGGACGCCCAGCAAAAATATCCTCAAGGCGTGCTTCCCACTCATCAAGGGTGGCCATGGTTGTCGTTGCTGCTTGGGGGCCATCCACCAGTTCATCCGTGCGCCGACACCAGACGTAAATGGCCCAAATGGCGCGGCGCTTGGCGGGGGGCATCAACAGCGTGCCGAGGTAAAACGTTTTGGCATAGGCGGCAGTGACCTGACGACACAACTCGTAGGCCTCGTCGAGGGAAATCAAGGGAGGGACGTACTCGGCTCTAGGCAGTTGCAGCATTGGCGACGGTCTGAGTAGAGGGTTTAGGGGGCTGCGGGGCGTTGCTCTCTGCGAGCCGCTTCGCGATCGCCTGCGCTGTCAGCTTACCAGAAAGTACCGCACCTTCCATACTCCCTAGGTAGGGCTGCATCGTATAGCTCCCCGAAAGGAAGAAGTTGGGAATAGGCGTGGTTTGATCTGGACGAAAGGCTTGGCGACCGGGGGTGGCTTTATAGACTGAGCGGGGGGTTTTCACCACCGCTGTTTTCAGCACTTTAGCAGGTTGCGGCAAATGATTGGGGAAGAGCTTGGCCAGTTCCGCAAGGGTCGCCTCGATAATCTCCTCATCGCTGTGGCCAATCCACTCAGCAGCAGGCGCCAATACCAGCTCTAGCATTGACTTGTCGGGATCGGCATAGCCCTTGCAGGTTTCGCTCATATCGGCATAAACACTCAGCAGGGGCGATCGCGAGAAGAGGAGATGATCCACCGTTGGCAACTTGCGATCAAACCAGATTTGGACGTTGATCACAGGGACGCCTTCGAGGCCATTGAGTTTCTGGAAAAAGGGCAAGTCTTGCCATGGCTTCGGCACCAGTAGTTTAATCGCATCCACCGACATCGCTGAGACATAGGCATCCGCTGTGACTTCAAAGCGCTCTTGTCCCTCGCGATCGGCCATGACAAAGGACTGCACCGAGAGGTCTTCATTGAGGACAATTTCCCGCAGAGCCACATTGGTGTGCACTTCACCGCCCCGCGCCGTCACATAATCCACAATCGGCTGACACAACCGTTCCGGCGGTGCCCCATCCAAGAAGGCAATTTTTGAGCCATAGCGTTCCCGCAGAAAGCGGTTCATTGCCGTCAGGGGAATCGTGGCCGAGACTTCATCGGGGTTTAGGAAGGTGAGTGCCTTCGAGGCCGCAATAAAAATATCGGAGTTGACTCGCTCATCAATGCCTTGGCGTCGCAGCCATTCGAGGAGGGTATACTTGTCCATCGCTTCAACGTATTTTTGCCCCCGCACGATCGCCGGCCACAGCCCCAAGGCAAAACGGAATTTCTGCTCCCACGTCAGCATATCGTTGTTGCGCAAAATCGAGAGCAGCACATTAAAGGGAGAGGGAATATCCGGCACGTCAAACCACGAGAGCACCCCCGGCTTTTCCGGTTGGTTAAAAATCAAGGCATGGCGTTTCCATTGCAGGCGATCGCTAATTCCCAATTCCTCTAGGAGTTGCAGCATATTGGGGTAGGCACCAAAGAAGGCGTGCAAGCCCGTTTCCACCCAATCCCCATCGGCATCCTGCCATGCCGCCACCAAGCCCCCAAGGACATTGGCACGCTCAAACACAATGGGGGTATGTCCTGCATCCACTAGATACTTGGCACAGGCTAAGCCCGCTAAGCCACCACCGGCAATTGCAACTCGCATGAATGACGCTACCCTAACTGACGAAGATGAACCTGCTCCCCTCAGGGAACAAAAAGCTGTTCATATTATATTTACAAAACGTTACGGAGGCACCCGCTCTAGGCAAACGTGGGGGCTGAATTCGTCAAATGGACTTACGGCTCATGGGCCCAAGG contains these protein-coding regions:
- a CDS encoding 2Fe-2S iron-sulfur cluster-binding protein codes for the protein MIRVTFLPDQICVEAEEGESWLSVAERAGVEIPTGCRMGSCGACTVELEDGAEIRACISAIGSDREDGTDITAYVFRDPTW
- a CDS encoding aspartate carbamoyltransferase catalytic subunit — protein: MTPPLTPPRQWQRRHVLSLQDFTEAELDIVLQTALSFQEVLNRRTKKVPTLQARVVANLFFESSTRTRNSFELAAKRLSADILNFSPGTSALSKGETILDTAKTLWAMGAEFMVIRHQQSGVPHTIAAEMDRLGGQVAVLNAGDGLHEHPSQALLDLFTLCQIYDPRQPRCALLQGKKIAIVGDIRHSRVARSNLYSLKTAGADVHLAGPPTLLPLEFAEYGATLHWTLEPALADADIVMTLRLQRERMDQHLIPSLREYHQQFGITHERLHLCRPSVRVLHPGPVNRGVELSSALLDDPQFSLVNQQVTSGVAVRMALLYLMGTYHEVKA
- a CDS encoding bifunctional riboflavin kinase/FAD synthetase yields the protein MQTPTAIALGNFDGVHRGHQEVIRTLVAAAPPDCYRSVITFSPHPQAFFTGEERLLLTPEAEKRVLLNQYGIEQVIVLPFTHAFAQLSPLEFVEQILVQQLQAKVLSVGFNFGFGRGRSGTAEDLRTLCAAFGIPVHIVPPYCRGSDRVSSSAIRAALAEGDVALARELLGRSYSLTGTVTQGERLGRQLGFPTANLALPPDKLLPRYGVYACRVTGAAFTSEQLGVVNIGVRPTVTGRQVRTEVHLLNWQGNLYNQEITLHLEAFIRPEVRFPSLAALQAQIGADCQVAADLLKRVVSYA
- a CDS encoding phytoene synthase, with product MLQLPRAEYVPPLISLDEAYELCRQVTAAYAKTFYLGTLLMPPAKRRAIWAIYVWCRRTDELVDGPQAATTTMATLDEWEARLEDIFAGRPHDGMDLALTATLEQYPLDIQPFRDMIAGQRMDLHRSRYETFAELELYCYRVAGTVGLMSLEVMGGNPYSDRLCSPWVDPYQAKGTLKDQAIALGIANQLTNILRDVGEDMRRGRIYLPLEDLAAFDYTEEDLQRGVIDDRWRALMRFQIQRARQFYREAEVGVAYLERDARWPVWSALMLYRQILDVIEANDYDVFNRRAFVSDWRKLLFIPISWFKASF
- a CDS encoding phosphoribosyltransferase, translated to MADLYVDWDEYHRTIEQLAIAIYESGWQFNQILCLAKGGLRVGDILSRLFNQPLAILAVSSYGGVNNQQRGQITFARDLTMTTATLGSHVLLVDDLVDSGLSLQKTLRWLEVKYGFAVEEVRTAVLWYKAASCIRPDYYVHYLPENPWIHQPFERYEQLTAADLARTLTPCP
- a CDS encoding SLC13 family permease, whose translation is MLIEHWHAFAAGTIFLGVILLIMTEWINITIAAFLGAILLVFLNIMTLGEAISYIGRSHGTLALFFGVMVLVRAFEPTKIFEYLATQMVILARGQGKRLLLGIVALTTPICAVLPNATTVMLLAPLLPPMAAEVGVDFVPLIILMVIVSNSAGLLTLVGDPATYIVGDAINISFTDYLLRLSLAGVLAIAVIVFCLPVLFRRIWRKELNSLDHLPHPQINHPRTLAVGCVIIVFVLTFFVIGDGMVVKVAPPAVALMGAALALLLSHQSKIDTVTHILRDVDWATLIFFMSIFVLIGGLEKTGIIGELSHLLAILIGQNIFFGSLLLLFTIGILSSVIPNIPLVVAMVPLLKKYLVDVGLAGSEILHIGYGGDLPAQVLPLFYAMMLGATLGGNATLVGASANIVGAGIAELHGRRISFKTFLRYGVPITALQLGVSALFLTVRFLIWR
- the pds gene encoding 15-cis-phytoene desaturase, giving the protein MRVAIAGGGLAGLACAKYLVDAGHTPIVFERANVLGGLVAAWQDADGDWVETGLHAFFGAYPNMLQLLEELGISDRLQWKRHALIFNQPEKPGVLSWFDVPDIPSPFNVLLSILRNNDMLTWEQKFRFALGLWPAIVRGQKYVEAMDKYTLLEWLRRQGIDERVNSDIFIAASKALTFLNPDEVSATIPLTAMNRFLRERYGSKIAFLDGAPPERLCQPIVDYVTARGGEVHTNVALREIVLNEDLSVQSFVMADREGQERFEVTADAYVSAMSVDAIKLLVPKPWQDLPFFQKLNGLEGVPVINVQIWFDRKLPTVDHLLFSRSPLLSVYADMSETCKGYADPDKSMLELVLAPAAEWIGHSDEEIIEATLAELAKLFPNHLPQPAKVLKTAVVKTPRSVYKATPGRQAFRPDQTTPIPNFFLSGSYTMQPYLGSMEGAVLSGKLTAQAIAKRLAESNAPQPPKPSTQTVANAATA